The genomic window CCTTCACCGGCAACCTGGTGGGTTACGGACTCAGTCGAGGCTACAATGAGGTGACGACCGAACGGGCGACGGTCACGGGTCGCGAGACCTTCTCCAAGACCCTGCCCGACCTCCCGCCGGGAGTCGCCATCCTGAAGGTCTCGGCTTCGAACCCCTCTCCCGAGGCCGATCTCGACCTGTATCTTTACCGCTATGACCCGGTCAGGAAAGACTGGGTCGCTTTCGGGGACTCGGCCCGGCCGGGAGTCGACAACGAGACCATCGAGGTGGCTCAGCCTCCGGCCGGACAGTACGTCGTCTACGTTGAAGCCTATGGGGCACGATCCAATATCAGCTTCGAATTGCAGACGGCCCAGGTGCCGAGCAGCGGGCAGCTGGCCACCGGCGACCCAGCCGTGACCCACCCGGCCGGAAGCACCTGGCTGGCGACGATGCGGGCCAACGTCCCCGACCCCCCCGGCGAGTACTACGGCTTCCTGGCGGTGCGGGACTCCAAACAAGAGCAGACCCTGGCCCTTTTCCCGGTCTTCCTGGCCAAGGGCCAGCCGGTCCTGACCATCGAGACTGCCGAGCGGCGCCTCACCCCCGGGCGTGCCGGTGAGGTGAACCTTGAACTGAGAGACCCGGACACCGGCACCCTCGTCTCCGGGCTGGCCATCATCAACGGGCGAACCTATGAGGCCGTCGATGGTCACCTCACCATCCCGGTCCAGCCGGGGACCGACGGCGTGACTCTACAGATCACGGCCAGCGCCGACGATTTCGGGTTCAGCGAATACACTCTTCACGTCGACTCGGCTCCGAGCGAAACCGAAGCCGGCGGGACCACCACCAACGGCGCCCCCTCGACCAGGTTGAGCCGCCTCATCGAAGAACTCCGTTTGGGACCCGGGGGGCAATGATGAGCCACGTCCTCATCCTTGATGACCAACCCGCCGTCCGTTTGCTTCTCAGGACGATCACCGAGAGCCTCGGTCATCGGGCGACCGAAGCCGGCAACGCCGAGCAGGCCTTCGACCTTGTCGAACGGAACCCCCCGGACCTCATCCTGGTCGACCTGAACCTCCCGGGGGCGAGCGGCCTGGATTTCGTCAGGCGCCTGCGCGACAACGGGTTCGCCTGCCGGGTCATCATCTTGTCGGCCAGCGACCGGCTCCCCGACGAGCACCTGCGGGCCACCCTCGGCCTATGGGATTGCCTGGTCAAGCCCTTCGACGTGGGCGTCCTGAAGAGCCGCCTGATCGAGGCCCTCGGCGGGCGTCAGACGGGGACGACCTGAGCGCGGCTGGCCGAATGACGAGGGCGACGAGGGCGCGCATCCGGCCCGGGGCCAATGGCTCCGGGTTCTGTTTTGGCGCGCTTATCGTCCGGGGATTGACTCCTCGGTCTTTCCTCACCTTCGCTCGGCCGCCTGGCCCCGGCGGCTCCGGGGGCGTTTCCCGGACGGCCGACGGCTTTCTTCGCCATCCTGGAAACTCCTGCCAGTGTCGAGCGAATCCCGAGGAGGGGAATCCCAGGCCGGGATGGAATAGCTTTCATTGACTCCGAGGCCCCTCACCCCGAGGGGTCCTGGCCGGATGACCGTCGACACTTCAGAGAAGGCGGTGGAGCAGATGACGGTGATGATCAGGTTGCGGGTCAGCGAAGCCGACGCGCACTACGGGGGTGGGCTGGTGGCCGGGTCCTACGTCATGGGTCTATTCGGCGACGTGGCCACGGAATTGCTCATCCGCCGGGACGGTGACGAGGGGCTCTTCGTGGCCTATGACCTCGTTGAATTCAAGGCGCCCGTCCGTGCCGGGGACTACCTCGAAGTCACCGGACGGATCACTCATGAGGGCCGGACCTCGCGGAAGATGGAGTTCGAGGCCTGGCGGGTGATCGGCGCCCTCCCCGAGATCAACGACAGCGCGGCCGAGGTCCTTCCCTCGCCGGTCCTGGTGGCCAGAGCCTCCGGGACCTGCGTCGTCACGGCCGATAAGCAACGCCGATCGGGTCCCGCCGCGGGCGGCGACTGAGGGGGTTATCGGTCATGGACAAGCTCATCATCACCTGCGCCCTGACCGGCGCCGAGATCGCCAAGGCCGACTTTCCGCCGCTCCCGTGCAGCCCGGAGGAGATCGCCGCGGCCGCCGATGAGGTCCGCCGGGCCGGCGCCTCGATGGTCCATATCCACGGGCGGGACGATAACGACCGGCCGACGCAGCGTACCGACGTTTTCGCCAAGGCCATCGGGCTCATCCGGGCCAGGACCGACGTGATCGTCCAGGTCTCGACGGGCGGGGCGGTCTGGATGACCGCCGAGGAACGCCTCGGGCCGGTATCCCTGACCGGCCCGCTGAAGCCCGAGATGGCCACCCTCACCACCGGCACAGTCAATTTCGGGGACGAGGTCTTCGCCAACCCCGGCCCGACCATCGAGATCTTCGCCAGGCGCATCGTCGAGGCCGGGATCAAGCCGGAAATCGAGGTGTTCGATGCCGGCTTTGTCGACAACGCCTTGCGCTTGGTGGCCAGGGGGCTCCTGACCCCGCCCCTTCACTTCGATTTGGTCATGGGGGTGCCGGGGGGCATCGCCGGAACCCCTCGCAACCTGATCCACTTGGTCGGCGGGCTGCCCGCGGGCAGCACCTGGAGCGTCGCCGGCATCGGCCGGGCGCAGTTGCCCCTCGGCGTGATGGCCATCATCCTCGGCGGGCACGTCCGGGTCGGGTTCGAGGACAACATCTTCTACACGCGCGGCGTTACGGCGCAAAGCAATGCCCAGCTGGTGGCCAGGATCGTCCTGATTGCCGGCGAGCTTGGGCGGGAAGTGGCCACGCCGGATGAAGCGCGGATGATCTTGGGACTGAAAGCCTGACGAGAGGTCAAGACTGAAAGCCAGGGAGGCGCAGAGATGAAATTCTTCATTGACACGGCCAACATAGACGAGATCAAGGAGGCCAACGACTGGGGCGTTGTCGACGGCGTGACCACCAACCCAACCCTGGTGGCCAAGGAGGGGCGCGACTTCCACACGGTGGTCAAGGAGATCGCGGCCATCGTCAAGGGGCCGATTAGTGCCGAAGTAGTCAGCCTGGAGGCCCCGAAGATGGTCGAGGAGGCCAAGGTCCTGAACGGGCTGGCCCCCAACATCGTCATTAAGGTGCCGATGTGCAAGGAAGGGCTCAAGGCGGTCAAGATCCTGGCCGGCCTGGGCATCAAGACCAACGTCACCCTGATTTTCTCGGCTCCCCAGGCGATCATGGCCGCCAAGGCCGGCGGGGCCTTCGTCAGCCCATTCATCGGCCGACTGGACGACATCGGCAACGAAGGAATGCAGGTCATCAAGGACATCGCCGACATCTTCTTCCTGCACGAGATCGATGGTGAGATCATCGCCGCCAGCGTCAGGCACCCGATCCACGTGGTCGAGGCGGCCAAGGCCGGGGCCGATATCGCCACCATCCCCTTCAAAGTCCTCGAGCAGATGATCAGACATCCTTTGACTGACATCGGCATCGATCGTTTCCTGGCCGATTGGAAGAAGCTTGGCAAGTGACCGCCGGCCGGCTCGACCGCCGGCCCTGCGGCGACCATGAGGCTTTCCCGCCCGGGATAAAAACGAGCAGCTAGGTTATACTCCTGACGTGGCCCAACCGGCCACGTCTTTGAGTTTTTTGCCAGGACCGATTGTTCAGGTGGTGATGAACGACGAGACGACAACTCAATCGGCGACCTCTCGCGGCCTTGCTCCTCGGCGCCGCTGTGGCCCTGCTTCTCGGGGCCGCGTTTAGCCCGGCGGCCACGACGCCGACCGCCTCGTCGGCCTCCGCCGCGTCGGCCACGGAGGCCGGCCAAAAGGTCCTGTGGCACGAGGTGAAGCGCGGTGATACCCTCTACGGCTTGGCCGTCCGCTACGGGACCGACGTGGCCACGATCCAGGAGACCAACGGGCTCAGCGGCAACTTGATCAGGGTCGGCCAGCAACTGTTGATCGTTCCCGGTGGCTCCCAGATGTATCGGGTCAAGGCCGGCGACACCCTGTGGACGATTGCCGAGTCGCTCGGTTCGACGGTCCAGGATGTCACCCTGGCCAACGGGCTCAAGGATCCAAACCGCATCGCCGTCGGGGACCTCCTGCTGGTCCCGGCGACGGTGACCCCGGAGGGAGCCAACTACAAGCCCGCCTCAGCCGGGACGGCGACCATCGTCCGGTTCATCTGGCCGGTCAAGGGGGCCATCACCTCCGCCTTCGGGATGAGGGACGGCGAGATGCACAACGGGATTGACATCGCCGCCAATTACGGTGATAGGATCCTGGCCACGGCCGATGGCACCGTCGCCGGCACCGGCTGGATCTCCGGCTACGGGCAGACCGTCATCATCGCTCACGCCTCCGGCTACCGCACCCTTTACGCCCACATCCAGAAGGCCCTGGTCAAGGCGGGGAAGCCGGTCAAACAGGGGCAGGTCATCGCCCTGGTCGGGTCGACGGGTAAGTCGACCGGGCCGCACCTGCACTTCGAGGTCAGCCGCAACGCCAAGAGAATCGACCCCGTGACCAGTCTGAGCCCGTGAATTTCCACCGGCCGGGTATTGACGGGCGTCTGCCGGCCATGGTAGATTTGAGCCAGAAAACTTAATGGGGAACGAAACCGCTAGGGGTGCTCTTCGTGGGCTGAAAGGAGGCATTCGCCTCCAACCCTCCAACCTGACCTGGATAATACCAGCGTAGGGAAGCGACCGCCGGAACCGGACCCAATGACCACATCTGACGGCTGCAGCACCTGCGGGGGCTGCGGCTTTCGTTTTCCCCGGACAAGGGGGAACGCGAGTTGAAGAAGCTTCCAGTGAAGGCGTGGGTCGAGGCCGGGGTGATGATCGCCCTGGCGGTCGTGCTCCACCTGGTCAAGGTCTACCAGCTGCCGGCGGGCGGCTCGATCACCGCCGGGAGCATGGTCCCGCTCATCTACATCGCCCTCCGTTACGGACCCGGCCTGGGGATGCTGACCGGGGCGGCCTACGGGCTGATCGACTTCGCCTTTGAGCCGTTCTTCGTCCACCCGGCCCAGTTTATCTTGGACTACCCGCTGGCTTTCGCCGTCCTCGGCCTGGCCGGCCTGATCCGGCGGTGGCCGGCCGCGGGGGCGGCCTTTGGGGTCGCCCTGCGCTTCGTCTGTCACTTCGTCTCCGGCGTCGTTTTCTTCGCCAGTTCAGCCCCCAAAGGCCAGAATGTCTGGGTTTACTCGGCCATCTACAACGGCAGCTATCTCCTGCCCGAGTTGGTCATCAGTGCCTTCCTGACCTACCTGGTCTTCGCCGCCTTGAAGCGGGCCGGCTACCAGCTCAGAGACATCCGTGCCTGACCCGGTGGGCCGGCCCGGCCCCGCCTTGCGGCCGCCGCACGGCCGACCGGCCGTAGTCATCGCCGGGGGCCCGCGGGTCTCCCTGGAGCTGGTCCGGAAGTCCCTGGCGGCAGGGGACTTCCTCCTTTGCACCGACAGCGGCGGCACGGTCGCGGTCCGGCTCGGGGTCCTTCCCGACCTGCTCTTGGGGGATTTTGATTCCCTTCCTCCGGGGGACGCGCGGTGGCTTGAGGAGCGGGGGTGCCCCCGTTGGCAGTTCCCGGTGGAGAAGGACAAAACCGACCTGGAGCTTGCCTTGGACCACCTATTGGCGGCCGGGGCCGGTGACGTGACTGTCACCGGCGCCCTGGGCGGGCGATTCGACCACTCCCTGGCCAACCTCAACCTCCTCAGCCGGTTCGAAGCCCGCGGCCTCAGGGTGGGCCTGGACGACGGCTCCGAGCGGGCCTTCCTGGTCCGACCAGGCGAGGTTGCCCGGATCGAGGGGCGACCCGGCCTGACGGTGAGCCTCTTCTCGGCCACCCCCCGGTGCCGCGGGATCACCCTCACGGGCTTCAAATATCCGCTCTCGGCGGCCACCTTGGCCCACGGCTCGACCCTGGGGGTTTCCAACCAACTCGTGGCGCCGGCCGGCACGGTCACCCTGACGGCGGGCCGGCTCATCGTCGTCGTCGCGGACCTGGCGGGCACGTAAAGTAGAAGATTCACCAGAAGATTCCTGAGTTGCGGCACCATGCGGCTTGTGCTATAATCTAAGAGCGTTCGCTCCAAAGAACGCTGTTTTTTGGCCGCTCGGCCCACTTGATCGGGCCGAAACCGGCGTCAAACCTGGTTTTTGCGGCCGGATCAAGTATGGAGAGGGGCTTCGCCATGAAGGACAAGATCCACCCAAAGTATGAAAAGACCACGGTGACCTGCGCTTGCGGAGCCACCTACGAGGTTGGTTCGACCAAGAAGAGTATCCGGGTTGAAATCTGCTCCAAGTGCCACCCGTTCTACACCGGGCAGCAGCGCATCGTCGACAGCGCCGGCCGCGTGGAGCGGTTTAAGAGGAAGTACGGGCTCAAGTAGCGTCCGGACATCACTTCGCTGAGAATAGCAGAGCCCTTGCTCTGCTATTTTTGCGCTTTCTAGCGGCCGGAACTCGACCAGTCTTTCGGGGAGGTGAGGGTTAATGCCTGATCGGTCCAGCCCGTCCAAGGAATTCAACTACGGCGGCCAGGCGGTCATCGAAGGGGTGATGATGCGCGGCCGCGACGTCATGGCCACCGCCGTTCGGCGCGCCGACGGTTCAATCATCTGTCAGGTCGACCCGGCCGTGCCCGCGTCCCGTCGCTACAAGTGGCTCGGGTGGCCCGTCATCCGCGGGGCCGTGGCTCTCTATGACTCGGTGTCTCTGGGGCTGAAGGCGCTCGTCTTCTCCTCTAACCAGATGGCCGAGGGCGAGGGGGAGAAGGTCACCGCCGCCGAGATGAGCCTGACCATGCTCATCGGCGTGGCCGTGGCCATCGCCCTCTTCGTCGTCGCCCCGACCCTGGCGATCGGACTGGTCAAGCGGTACCTGTCCGGGCAGCCGATCGTCCTGAACCTCGTCGAAGGCGTCCTCAGATTGGCCATCTTCCTGGGTTACCTGGCGGCCATCACCAGGCTTGCCGACATCCAGCGGGTCTTTGCCTACCACGGCGCGGAGCACAAGGTCATCCTGGCCTACGAAGCCTGTCCCGACCAGGAGGTCACGGTCGAAGCGACCCACGCCAAGACCACCCTCCATCCCCGTTGTGGGACGAGCTTCCTCCTCTTCGTGGTCGTCGTCAGCATCATCCTGTTCTCCTTCTTTGGCTGGCCCGGCGTTTGGCAACGGATTGCCACCAGGCTGGCCCTTC from Bacillota bacterium includes these protein-coding regions:
- a CDS encoding response regulator, producing the protein MSHVLILDDQPAVRLLLRTITESLGHRATEAGNAEQAFDLVERNPPDLILVDLNLPGASGLDFVRRLRDNGFACRVIILSASDRLPDEHLRATLGLWDCLVKPFDVGVLKSRLIEALGGRQTGTT
- a CDS encoding hotdog domain-containing protein — translated: MTVMIRLRVSEADAHYGGGLVAGSYVMGLFGDVATELLIRRDGDEGLFVAYDLVEFKAPVRAGDYLEVTGRITHEGRTSRKMEFEAWRVIGALPEINDSAAEVLPSPVLVARASGTCVVTADKQRRSGPAAGGD
- a CDS encoding 3-keto-5-aminohexanoate cleavage protein — its product is MDKLIITCALTGAEIAKADFPPLPCSPEEIAAAADEVRRAGASMVHIHGRDDNDRPTQRTDVFAKAIGLIRARTDVIVQVSTGGAVWMTAEERLGPVSLTGPLKPEMATLTTGTVNFGDEVFANPGPTIEIFARRIVEAGIKPEIEVFDAGFVDNALRLVARGLLTPPLHFDLVMGVPGGIAGTPRNLIHLVGGLPAGSTWSVAGIGRAQLPLGVMAIILGGHVRVGFEDNIFYTRGVTAQSNAQLVARIVLIAGELGREVATPDEARMILGLKA
- the fsa gene encoding fructose-6-phosphate aldolase gives rise to the protein MKFFIDTANIDEIKEANDWGVVDGVTTNPTLVAKEGRDFHTVVKEIAAIVKGPISAEVVSLEAPKMVEEAKVLNGLAPNIVIKVPMCKEGLKAVKILAGLGIKTNVTLIFSAPQAIMAAKAGGAFVSPFIGRLDDIGNEGMQVIKDIADIFFLHEIDGEIIAASVRHPIHVVEAAKAGADIATIPFKVLEQMIRHPLTDIGIDRFLADWKKLGK
- a CDS encoding M23 family metallopeptidase, whose amino-acid sequence is MLLGAAVALLLGAAFSPAATTPTASSASAASATEAGQKVLWHEVKRGDTLYGLAVRYGTDVATIQETNGLSGNLIRVGQQLLIVPGGSQMYRVKAGDTLWTIAESLGSTVQDVTLANGLKDPNRIAVGDLLLVPATVTPEGANYKPASAGTATIVRFIWPVKGAITSAFGMRDGEMHNGIDIAANYGDRILATADGTVAGTGWISGYGQTVIIAHASGYRTLYAHIQKALVKAGKPVKQGQVIALVGSTGKSTGPHLHFEVSRNAKRIDPVTSLSP
- the thiT gene encoding energy-coupled thiamine transporter ThiT, yielding MKKLPVKAWVEAGVMIALAVVLHLVKVYQLPAGGSITAGSMVPLIYIALRYGPGLGMLTGAAYGLIDFAFEPFFVHPAQFILDYPLAFAVLGLAGLIRRWPAAGAAFGVALRFVCHFVSGVVFFASSAPKGQNVWVYSAIYNGSYLLPELVISAFLTYLVFAALKRAGYQLRDIRA
- a CDS encoding thiamine diphosphokinase, whose amino-acid sequence is MPDPVGRPGPALRPPHGRPAVVIAGGPRVSLELVRKSLAAGDFLLCTDSGGTVAVRLGVLPDLLLGDFDSLPPGDARWLEERGCPRWQFPVEKDKTDLELALDHLLAAGAGDVTVTGALGGRFDHSLANLNLLSRFEARGLRVGLDDGSERAFLVRPGEVARIEGRPGLTVSLFSATPRCRGITLTGFKYPLSAATLAHGSTLGVSNQLVAPAGTVTLTAGRLIVVVADLAGT
- the rpmE gene encoding 50S ribosomal protein L31 — its product is MKDKIHPKYEKTTVTCACGATYEVGSTKKSIRVEICSKCHPFYTGQQRIVDSAGRVERFKRKYGLK
- a CDS encoding DUF1385 domain-containing protein, with translation MPDRSSPSKEFNYGGQAVIEGVMMRGRDVMATAVRRADGSIICQVDPAVPASRRYKWLGWPVIRGAVALYDSVSLGLKALVFSSNQMAEGEGEKVTAAEMSLTMLIGVAVAIALFVVAPTLAIGLVKRYLSGQPIVLNLVEGVLRLAIFLGYLAAITRLADIQRVFAYHGAEHKVILAYEACPDQEVTVEATHAKTTLHPRCGTSFLLFVVVVSIILFSFFGWPGVWQRIATRLALLPVVAGLSYEIIRLSGRSKSPLIAWAVAPGLWLQRLTTRQPDDSQVEVAIAALKGARTGVGFEIPAPAAEPILPAAANVQGV